From Triticum aestivum cultivar Chinese Spring chromosome 4A, IWGSC CS RefSeq v2.1, whole genome shotgun sequence, a single genomic window includes:
- the LOC123087650 gene encoding 4-hydroxy-3-methylbut-2-enyl diphosphate reductase isoform X2, with the protein MLSASLKPPPSLAAISPSSRAPAPPAASFPSLLPSRGRVRLSAAASEGATVSQEDAASVSAAFEEARLAQFAADWKAVRADKEQGKILTLPVLRSNTGGLILKYNSMQGFVPNPLLSPAHWCKDPKRPIQDVTKDLVGSSVSVKVVEANEAEKKLVFSEKDASWSMYSSQVKIGGTYDGIVGSVFHYGAFVHLRFPDGKYHLTGLVHISEVSWDLVQDVQDFLTEGDIVKVIVVNVDAEKSRIGLSIRQLEEDPLLETLDKIIPLEPDLSPDSETASSPPEIELLPGLDGICNELLQEDGITDVRFGRQALEKRVVSQDLELWLSSVPAKDNQYKLLARAGRQVQEVYLTTSLDQEGVKKAVQRVLGRVP; encoded by the exons ATGCTGTCCGCGTCCCTGAAGCCGCCGCCCTCCCTCGCGGCGATCTCCccgtcctcccgcgcccccgcgccgcccgccgcctcatTCCCTTCCCTTCTTCCCAGCCGCGGCCGGGTCCGCCTCTCGGCGGCCGCGTCCGAGGGCGCCACCGTCAGCCAGGAGGACGCCGCGTCCGTCTCCGCCGCGTtcgaggaggcgcgcctggcccaG TTCGCGGCGGACTGGAAGGCTGTGCGCGCAGACAAGGAACAGGGGAAGATCCTCACGCTGCCGGTGCTGCGCTCAAACACCGGCGGGCTCATCCTGAAATACAACTCCATGCAGGGCTTCGTGCCCAATCCTCTCCTCAGCCCCGCCCATTGGTGTAAAG ATCCCAAAAGGCCCATTCAAGATGTTACAAAGGACCTAGTAGGTTCCTCTGTTTCTGTCAAG GTAGTTGAAGCAAATGAGGCAGAAAAGAAGCTTGTATTCTCTGAGAAGGATGCCAGTTGGTCAATGTACTCTTCTCAAGTAAAGATTGGCGGTACCTATGATGGAATTGTTGGTTCTGTCTTCCACTATGGTGCATTTGTTCACCTGCGATTTCCTGATG GAAAGTATCATCTCACTGGTCTCGTACATATCTCTGAGGTCTCTTGGGATCTTGTCCAAGATGTCCAAGATTTTCTAACTGAAGGCGATATCGTCAAGGTCATAGTGGTGAATGTTGATGC GGAGAAGTCAAGGATTGGTTTATCAATCAGGCAATTGGAGGAAGATCCTCTGCTGGAGACATTGgacaaaattattcctttg GAACCCGACCTATCACCTGATTCTGAGACCGCATCATCTCCTCCAGAAATTGAACTTCTTCCAGGACTTGACGGTATATGTAATGAACTTCTACAAGAGGACGG TATAACAGATGTGCGGTTCGGGCGGCAGGCTTTGGAGAAACGTGTGGTTTCACAAGATCTAGAGCTCTGGCTTTCTAGC GTGCCAGCTAAGGACAACCAGTACAAGCTTCTTGCTCGAGCTGGGAGACAG GTCCAGGAAGTGTACCTGACGACGAGCCTAGACCAGGAGGGCGTGAAGAAGGCGGTGCAAAGAGTGCTAGGACGCGTTCCCTGA
- the LOC123087650 gene encoding 30S ribosomal protein S1 isoform X1, which yields MLSASLKPPPSLAAISPSSRAPAPPAASFPSLLPSRGRVRLSAAASEGATVSQEDAASVSAAFEEARLAQFAADWKAVRADKEQGKILTLPVLRSNTGGLILKYNSMQGFVPNPLLSPAHWCKDPKRPIQDVTKDLVGSSVSVKVVEANEAEKKLVFSEKDASWSMYSSQVKIGGTYDGIVGSVFHYGAFVHLRFPDGKYHLTGLVHISEVSWDLVQDVQDFLTEGDIVKVIVVNVDAEKSRIGLSIRQLEEDPLLETLDKIIPLEPDLSPDSETASSPPEIELLPGLDGICNELLQEDGITDVRFGRQALEKRVVSQDLELWLSSVCIVLKHTNFITHRSCHMTSMVMYWVSRSLCRCQLRTTSTSFLLELGDRSRKCT from the exons ATGCTGTCCGCGTCCCTGAAGCCGCCGCCCTCCCTCGCGGCGATCTCCccgtcctcccgcgcccccgcgccgcccgccgcctcatTCCCTTCCCTTCTTCCCAGCCGCGGCCGGGTCCGCCTCTCGGCGGCCGCGTCCGAGGGCGCCACCGTCAGCCAGGAGGACGCCGCGTCCGTCTCCGCCGCGTtcgaggaggcgcgcctggcccaG TTCGCGGCGGACTGGAAGGCTGTGCGCGCAGACAAGGAACAGGGGAAGATCCTCACGCTGCCGGTGCTGCGCTCAAACACCGGCGGGCTCATCCTGAAATACAACTCCATGCAGGGCTTCGTGCCCAATCCTCTCCTCAGCCCCGCCCATTGGTGTAAAG ATCCCAAAAGGCCCATTCAAGATGTTACAAAGGACCTAGTAGGTTCCTCTGTTTCTGTCAAG GTAGTTGAAGCAAATGAGGCAGAAAAGAAGCTTGTATTCTCTGAGAAGGATGCCAGTTGGTCAATGTACTCTTCTCAAGTAAAGATTGGCGGTACCTATGATGGAATTGTTGGTTCTGTCTTCCACTATGGTGCATTTGTTCACCTGCGATTTCCTGATG GAAAGTATCATCTCACTGGTCTCGTACATATCTCTGAGGTCTCTTGGGATCTTGTCCAAGATGTCCAAGATTTTCTAACTGAAGGCGATATCGTCAAGGTCATAGTGGTGAATGTTGATGC GGAGAAGTCAAGGATTGGTTTATCAATCAGGCAATTGGAGGAAGATCCTCTGCTGGAGACATTGgacaaaattattcctttg GAACCCGACCTATCACCTGATTCTGAGACCGCATCATCTCCTCCAGAAATTGAACTTCTTCCAGGACTTGACGGTATATGTAATGAACTTCTACAAGAGGACGG TATAACAGATGTGCGGTTCGGGCGGCAGGCTTTGGAGAAACGTGTGGTTTCACAAGATCTAGAGCTCTGGCTTTCTAGCGTATGTATCGTCCTAAAGCACACTAATTTTATTACTCATCGAAGTTGCCACATGACGAGTATGGTGATGTATTGGGTCTCTCGTTCGTTATGCAGGTGCCAGCTAAGGACAACCAGTACAAGCTTCTTGCTCGAGCTGGGAGACAG GTCCAGGAAGTGTACCTGA
- the LOC123087651 gene encoding uncharacterized protein translates to MARHGGGGGSGSCTSKASLARYIPRALRGRKKQQPYLMGGRRRAPDGYAASVELSASAGSTWPADSVVRVVLWSGIVEVYAGVVLACAVVGNHPPGLCLAHPDVFRNPHGATVRPLEPLFPGQKVLLLPETTVRRLQRDIPEGSVGANPDHDDREDEDAAASSTDDADTDADMSSSSWSGEEREATPEGCCARDYFVNRELWAEWQFKRMVDRGLAVKKEGAAGPAKKDKKRRRKTKQTDGTPDAAAGTGCRNSGRISQAQKWTRPWEPSLPSVDEDEEDATPPSTPSSEAAARTDHETA, encoded by the coding sequence ATGGCTcgtcatggcggcggcggcggtagcggCAGCTGCACGTCGAAGGCGTCTCTGGCCAGGTACATCCCGCGGGCCCTGCGGGGCCGGAAGAAGCAGCAGCCGTACCTCATGGGGGGCCGGCGGCGGGCGCCCGACGGCTACGCGGCGTCGGTGGAGCTCAGCGCGAGCGCCGGCTCCACGTGGCCCGCCGACTCGGTGGTGCGGGTGGTGCTCTGGAGCGGCATCGTGGAGGTGTACGCGGGCGTGGTGCTCGCCTGCGCCGTCGTCGGCAACCACCCGCCGGGCCTCTGCCTCGCGCACCCGGACGTCTTCCGCAACCCGCACGGCGCCACCGTGCGGCCCCTCGAGCCGCTCTTCCCCGGCCAGAAGGTGCTGCTGCTGCCCGAGACCACCGTGCGCCGGCTCCAGCGCGACATCCCCGAGGGCTCCGTCGGGGCCAACCCCGACCACGACGAccgcgaggacgaggacgcggcggCGTCGTCCACGGACGACGCGGACACGGACGCTGACATGTCCTCGTCGTCGTGGTcgggggaggagcgggaggcgacgCCGGAGGGGTGCTGCGCGAGGGACTACTTCGTGAACCGGGAACTCTGGGCCGAGTGGCAGTTCAAGAGGATGGTGGACCGCGGGCTCGCCGTCAAAAAGGAGGGCGCCGCCGGGCCggcgaagaaggacaagaagaggCGGAGGAAGACGAAGCAGACGGACGGCACGCCGGACGCGGCGGCGGGCACGGGGTGCCGTAACTCCGGCAGGATAAGCCAGGCGCAGAAGTGGACGAGGCCGTGGGAGCCGAGCCTGCCGTCcgtggacgaggacgaggaggacgcgacgccgccgtcgaccccttcatcggaggcggcggcgaggacCGACCACGAGACGGCATGA